Proteins encoded by one window of Streptomyces sp. NBC_01477:
- a CDS encoding AfsR/SARP family transcriptional regulator, translated as MEFRLLGEIEVWSAGRLLDLGTPRQQAVLAALVVDARKPVAIPTLVARIWDDAPPSDPRAVLYSYLSRIRRLLRQAADPDGGEVVPLERRHAGYVLGLDPELVDLHRFRRLVDLGGRRQDEVARAAALTEALGMWRGTPLAGLPGAWAAQVRDSLDRRRLDAVVQWAQLKLHFGHPTEVVTALADLVTEYPLVEPLEMLLMRALSTTGRGAEALDRYSAVRRRLVDGLGTEPGPELRALHRALLHHDIRPDRRGRTTPLHEP; from the coding sequence GTGGAATTCCGATTACTGGGCGAAATCGAGGTGTGGTCCGCGGGCCGTCTGCTCGATTTGGGCACACCGCGCCAACAGGCGGTCCTGGCCGCGCTCGTCGTCGACGCGCGAAAGCCCGTCGCGATCCCGACCCTGGTCGCCCGGATCTGGGACGACGCACCGCCCAGCGACCCCCGCGCAGTGCTGTACTCCTACCTGAGCCGCATCCGCCGCCTCCTCCGGCAGGCCGCCGACCCCGACGGGGGAGAGGTGGTGCCGCTCGAACGACGGCACGCCGGCTACGTACTCGGCCTCGACCCCGAACTCGTGGACCTGCACCGGTTCCGGCGCCTGGTCGACCTCGGCGGCCGGCGGCAGGACGAGGTGGCCCGGGCCGCCGCCCTCACCGAGGCCCTGGGGATGTGGCGGGGGACACCCCTGGCCGGCCTGCCCGGCGCGTGGGCGGCGCAGGTCCGCGACAGCCTCGACCGCCGGCGGCTGGACGCGGTCGTGCAGTGGGCGCAGCTCAAACTCCACTTCGGCCACCCCACCGAGGTGGTCACGGCCCTGGCCGACCTCGTCACCGAGTACCCGCTGGTCGAGCCGCTCGAAATGCTGCTCATGCGGGCCCTTTCCACGACGGGGCGTGGCGCGGAGGCCCTGGACCGCTACTCCGCCGTCCGGCGGCGGCTGGTCGACGGCCTCGGCACCGAACCCGGGCCCGAACTGCGCGCCCTGCACCGGGCTCTGCTGCACCACGACATCCGGCCGGATCGCCGCGGACGCACCACCCCGCTGCACGAGCCGTGA
- a CDS encoding MFS transporter: protein MSPVLAAADVAPAPSATRAVWDSPLYRGATVALFLSGLGASAAAPQITLFLVDDLHVSLTTAGLYYLTSVTAPVAGYLIGARSDRTGRRLGLFRLCAAAGFLGWCAMALADRAWMPFVISAVVLAFAGGAGSQLFAAVHDDLRATASPVGDGVVSVVRMAMTAGWMVGPVAGSLLATAAGPRAMLVATGVCTLAQIVPMGFARARSAPPVAQAVTSQRVGVRGMLPLLAFTALYVFVYAGEPIKYGYLTIYMHDDLHLPTAVSGAVIGIQPLIELVLMPVAVVVARRTGMMRLMVLGAAFGVGANLCFALTGSAAGMFAGQILMGGVWGVFAGLGIIVAQRLLPAAVATASAVFMSSTAIASALGGLTGSLGVGLLGLPHVFLAPALYGLVATAGLAVMSRSRHAVG, encoded by the coding sequence TTGTCACCTGTACTCGCCGCGGCCGACGTCGCACCCGCCCCTTCCGCGACGCGCGCGGTGTGGGACTCGCCGCTCTACCGCGGCGCGACCGTCGCGCTGTTCCTGTCCGGGCTCGGGGCCTCGGCCGCCGCCCCGCAGATCACCCTGTTCCTGGTCGACGACCTGCACGTCTCGCTGACCACAGCCGGGCTGTACTACCTCACGAGCGTCACCGCCCCGGTCGCCGGTTACCTCATCGGCGCCCGTTCGGACCGTACCGGCAGGCGGCTCGGGCTGTTCCGGCTGTGCGCGGCGGCCGGGTTCCTCGGCTGGTGCGCCATGGCGCTGGCGGACCGGGCGTGGATGCCGTTCGTGATCAGCGCCGTGGTGCTGGCCTTCGCCGGCGGCGCCGGGTCGCAGCTGTTCGCCGCGGTCCACGACGACCTGCGGGCCACTGCCAGCCCGGTCGGCGACGGGGTCGTCTCGGTCGTGCGCATGGCGATGACCGCCGGGTGGATGGTGGGCCCGGTGGCGGGCTCGCTGCTGGCCACCGCCGCCGGACCGCGCGCGATGCTCGTGGCCACCGGGGTGTGCACCCTGGCGCAGATCGTCCCGATGGGCTTCGCGCGCGCCCGCTCGGCCCCGCCCGTAGCGCAGGCGGTCACCAGCCAGCGCGTGGGGGTGCGGGGCATGCTGCCCCTGCTCGCCTTCACCGCTCTGTACGTGTTCGTCTACGCGGGAGAGCCGATCAAGTACGGCTACCTGACGATCTACATGCACGACGACCTGCATCTGCCGACGGCGGTCAGCGGCGCCGTCATCGGCATCCAGCCCCTGATCGAGCTGGTCCTGATGCCGGTCGCGGTGGTCGTCGCGCGCAGGACCGGGATGATGCGCCTGATGGTCCTCGGCGCCGCGTTCGGCGTCGGCGCGAACCTGTGCTTCGCGCTGACCGGCAGCGCGGCGGGCATGTTCGCCGGGCAGATCCTGATGGGCGGGGTGTGGGGGGTGTTCGCCGGCCTGGGCATCATCGTCGCCCAGCGCCTCCTGCCCGCGGCCGTCGCGACCGCCTCGGCCGTCTTCATGAGCTCGACCGCGATCGCCAGCGCCCTGGGCGGGCTGACCGGCAGCCTCGGTGTGGGCCTGCTGGGACTCCCGCACGTGTTCCTCGCGCCGGCCCTGTACGGCCTGGTGGCGACCGCCGGCCTCGCCGTCATGAGCCGCTCCCGGCACGCGGTGGGCTGA
- a CDS encoding DeoR/GlpR family DNA-binding transcription regulator, which translates to MSNADRHRLIAQAVKESGSATVPELAELTGASEMTIRRDLDTLAAQGALERVRGGARTLLLRGEEPPFALRTHEAADEKRRIASEVARLIADGETVLLDSGTTCLEVARLLRGRHLTVMPLSLQAIHVLGDAPGTTTLMVPGGRPRAAEGALTGPLTLASLAALRFDTAIVGCCGLSAAEGLTAYDLDDAAVKKAVIASSRRIIAVADGSKLGRTAHAYVGPASLVHTLVTDTTAPADEVAALEGLGTVVTTA; encoded by the coding sequence ATGAGCAACGCAGACCGGCACCGGCTGATCGCCCAGGCCGTCAAGGAGTCGGGCAGTGCCACGGTCCCGGAACTCGCCGAGCTGACCGGCGCCTCGGAGATGACCATCCGGCGCGACCTGGACACGCTGGCCGCGCAGGGCGCCCTCGAACGCGTCCGCGGCGGAGCGCGCACCCTGCTGCTCAGAGGCGAGGAACCGCCCTTCGCGCTGCGCACCCACGAGGCGGCCGACGAGAAGCGCCGGATCGCGTCCGAGGTGGCCCGGCTCATCGCCGACGGCGAGACCGTCCTGCTCGACAGCGGCACCACCTGCCTGGAGGTGGCCCGGCTGCTGCGCGGCCGGCACCTCACCGTGATGCCCCTGTCGCTACAGGCCATCCACGTACTCGGCGACGCTCCCGGGACGACCACGCTGATGGTGCCGGGCGGTCGGCCCCGCGCCGCCGAGGGCGCCCTGACCGGCCCCCTCACGCTCGCCTCCCTGGCGGCGCTGCGCTTCGACACCGCGATCGTCGGCTGCTGCGGGCTGAGCGCGGCCGAGGGCCTGACCGCGTACGACCTCGACGACGCGGCGGTGAAGAAGGCGGTCATCGCCTCCTCGCGCCGCATCATCGCCGTCGCCGACGGCAGCAAGCTCGGCCGCACCGCCCACGCCTACGTCGGCCCCGCCTCGCTCGTGCACACCCTCGTCACGGACACCACGGCGCCGGCCGACGAAGTAGCGGCGCTCGAAGGGCTCGGCACGGTCGTCACAACCGCCTGA
- a CDS encoding MFS transporter, with protein MNRALRAARVATFVYFVLNGTLIGMWVVQIPAIEYRAGISDATLGSLLVLLGLGAFAGMQVAGRLADRIGTRVVVPAAGVLCGAALVLPGLARDPWALAGALLVFGFGNGCLDVSMNTHAVHVEKAYDRPVMSAFHATFSVGGVIAALIGAKATSAGVSPATTLGTAGAVGVVIALLSSRALLATAPTAPTAPTAPTAPTAPTAPTAPTAPTAPTAPTAPTAPTAPTAPTAPTAPTAPTAPTAPTAPTPTAPTAPTAPTSPTEPAPITSTSPTTLSTAASETPATGQLPADHGVQPRTPPARIWILAALALMCMLCEGIANDWSTLELKTVLGASASTAAFAYGTFAVTMTIGRLLADRVSRRFGSAAVLRYGAASGAVGITVVALSPWIWPALAGWALFGLGLSGCVPQLFSAAGHADPAAAGTNVSRVAGLGYLGMLAGPAVIGWMTRLMALNHTFLFPALLLVIAAATAGILRSGTGREPRPEPEIDMVQRP; from the coding sequence ATGAACCGTGCACTCCGCGCCGCTCGCGTGGCGACCTTCGTCTACTTCGTCCTCAACGGCACCCTGATCGGCATGTGGGTGGTGCAGATCCCCGCCATCGAGTACCGCGCGGGAATCAGCGACGCGACGCTGGGAAGCCTGCTGGTGCTGCTGGGCCTCGGCGCCTTCGCCGGCATGCAGGTCGCGGGCCGGCTGGCCGACCGCATCGGCACGCGCGTCGTGGTCCCCGCCGCCGGGGTGCTGTGCGGTGCGGCCCTCGTACTGCCCGGCCTCGCCCGCGATCCCTGGGCGCTGGCAGGCGCGCTGCTCGTCTTCGGCTTCGGCAACGGCTGCCTCGACGTGAGCATGAACACCCACGCGGTGCACGTGGAGAAGGCCTACGACCGGCCCGTCATGTCGGCCTTCCACGCTACGTTCTCGGTCGGCGGGGTCATCGCGGCGCTCATCGGAGCGAAGGCCACGAGCGCCGGCGTGAGTCCCGCCACGACGCTGGGCACCGCCGGAGCCGTGGGCGTCGTGATCGCCCTGCTGTCGTCCCGCGCCCTGCTGGCGACAGCGCCGACCGCACCGACAGCGCCGACCGCGCCGACCGCGCCGACCGCGCCGACCGCGCCGACCGCGCCGACCGCGCCGACCGCGCCGACCGCGCCGACCGCGCCGACCGCGCCGACCGCGCCGACCGCGCCGACCGCGCCGACCGCGCCGACCGCGCCGACCGCACCGACAGCGCCGACCGCGCCGACGCCGACCGCGCCGACAGCGCCGACCGCGCCGACCTCCCCGACCGAACCGGCGCCGATCACCTCGACCTCCCCGACGACGCTGAGCACCGCCGCGTCCGAGACCCCCGCCACCGGGCAACTCCCGGCGGACCACGGCGTGCAGCCGCGCACCCCTCCCGCTCGCATCTGGATCCTCGCCGCTCTGGCCCTCATGTGCATGCTGTGCGAGGGAATCGCCAACGACTGGAGCACCCTGGAGCTGAAGACCGTGCTCGGGGCGTCCGCGAGCACCGCCGCCTTCGCCTACGGCACCTTCGCGGTGACGATGACCATCGGCCGGCTGCTCGCCGACCGCGTCTCCCGGCGGTTCGGATCGGCGGCCGTCCTTCGCTACGGTGCCGCCTCGGGCGCCGTCGGGATCACCGTCGTGGCCCTCTCGCCGTGGATCTGGCCGGCCCTGGCGGGTTGGGCGCTGTTCGGGCTCGGCCTGTCCGGCTGCGTCCCCCAGCTGTTCAGCGCCGCCGGGCACGCCGACCCCGCCGCCGCGGGCACCAACGTCTCCCGGGTCGCCGGGCTCGGCTACCTCGGGATGCTCGCCGGTCCGGCGGTGATCGGCTGGATGACCCGCCTCATGGCGCTCAACCACACCTTTCTCTTCCCGGCGCTGCTCCTGGTGATCGCCGCCGCGACCGCCGGGATCCTGCGCTCAGGAACCGGGCGCGAGCCCAGGCCCGAGCCCGAGATCGACATGGTGCAGCGCCCCTGA